The DNA region GCATTTATATTGTCCCTATCTGAAAAGACTTATCTACCTATAAATGTTTTCTAGGCACAGTTTCCATTTCTAAATGACTCTCCTTTTAAGTTTCTTCAATTATAAAGAAAGGACCTTCCTAAGGTTTGTTGGTGTTGATCTGATACATATGTTTGGAAAAGTGGGAACTGATAATTGATTACATATGGATTGATATCCTGCAATATACAGGAATGAAACCTCCTGAGTACATCTATTTCTGGGATTTCTATAATTCTAAGACAAGCTCCTGAATAagataaaggaatgaaaaaggagaatttgcttGATTATGGCAGGTTGTGATCCTAACAGTTAAAAAAGCATACAGATATCACCACAGAAACATTCTTCATTGTGTAAGCCAGTTACTTAGGCAGTGACACTGATAGAATAATTTTTCTGAACACAGCACACTGAACTACTGCTACTTTAACTTGGCCCATTGTGGCATCCTAAAACAGGGACCTAATTCTGTGTCTGCAGAGGCTGTACTATCTTCTAAAGGTGGAGCACAATGGCATATTTGTTTGAAATGTTACCTCCAACTGCAGGTTGGTGCAACTTTTCATGCTCTAGAATATTCAGCTGATAGTCAGTGATAGGACAATCTGGAAATATTTTCTGAAGGGCCAAGACCTTGTTTGAGACTACTTTCAGAACAACAGGAATCAATTAGCAGATTCTTGgagattaaaaaaatttaaaaatttatttcagcACCTACCTCCATCCATAGCCTTCTCTGGTGCACTGACTCCCTGAGCACACTGCTCTGTCCTGTCTGCACTTTGCTGGACCAGTTCCAGTTTCAGGATTAGAACATCCAGCTCTGTTGTTATAGCTATATGTCTGGCACAAAATGCAACTTCGACAGGAATGAGGTTATCAATGTGCAAAATTAAGGAGCGTTCAAAATCTAACACAGTCAAATTCTGGTTTATGACACGGTATTTCAAACAGAATATGACAAGTTTATTCTTGCAGCCCACAAGTAGATCTCCATTCACAGGACAACATGAAATGCACAGTGGAGGATCTGAAAGTGGCATTTCAACAACTGACATTTGTTCTTTTAAGGCTTCACTGTATGACTCTTCCATCTTGTGACCAACCATCCGGACACACACGCGAGAACTCCCTGCAGGCATGCATCTCCAGTTCATATATGCTCTTAGGAAAGttgctttgcttttttcttcAATTGTCACCAGATAGTCTCCTTAAAAGAAAGCAGCTACACTGATAATCATTTAAAAATAGATTACAGCTTCTGAACTCATTATCTGCTGTAGTATGCTACAAAGAACATCTTCAAGTCTCAACTCttacaaaaaaattccaaaaacagTTTTCACCAATTTTCCTCTAACTGAATACAAAGCACAAGTTTCTTTGCTAGGGGGCACACACTTCACACACTACTAAAAGCAAAGACTGAGAGGTTCAGAGTAACTCCTGAGTGAATCCTCTCTGTAAGATGTGATTGCACACAAGGTTCCCTCCACCTCCCCGCCTTCTGATATCCATTAATGAGGAAATGTGTTGTTCTCTACAGACCATGGAAAGCAAAGGACCAATAGATTCACGAAAATCTGTGGAATGGGCTGGAACGACCACCCCATTCCGTGCtctaaaaacaaaatacaaaaaacaagaaaaaaacccgaaacaaacaacaacaacaaaacaaacaatccCCCCCCccggccaaaaaaaaaaaaaaaaacaacaaaaaatcaacgaaccctcccccccccccaaaaaaaaaaaaaaaagaaaaaaaagaaaaaaaagaaaaaaaagaaaaaaaagaaaaaaaagaaaaaaaagaaaaaagcagtcaGGGGCAGGTGCACATACCGCAACCGAGGCGGAGGCAGACGATGAAGGGAGCTGCGGctcccaccctccctgcaggccggAGCGCTGCCGGCGCTGCGACCGGCCCGCGCTTCCCTACCCGGCCGGCAGGCCAGCCCGCTCCAGCAGGTGCGCCCCACCTCCGCCTCGGAAGTACCCTGAGAAAGAGCGTGAGGGAGACGCGGGCGGGAGGGCCAGGCACTACTTCCGCGGCAGAGCCCGAGCGGCTTTGTTCTCCGCCCGCCTCCCGCAGTCCCcggcccctggccctgctggcccttCATCCCCACCCGGCGGAGCCCCAGGGCCGCTCCACGCACTCAGACCTCACGCGTCCCGGTTTCCCCGGCCGAGCACTCACGGACCCAGCGATGGCGGGGACTGACCTGCCGAGCTGTGCGCCATGCGCAGCACCGGACCCAGTGTGGCGAAGGAGCCCAGGGCCTCGCAGCGGCCCTGTTCGCGCAAGGTGAACACGTCCACCCTGCAGCTGGCCGCCGTGCTGGCCACGAACAGCACGTCTTGGCCGCAGCAGAAGTGCGCCGGTTCTCGCTTGCAAGGCACTACTCGCTGCGACCCGAACGGGTGCAGATTGTAAAGCTGCACCATGGTCCCGAAAAGCTCCGCCGCGGCAGCGGAGCGGGCACCCGCAGCCTGCCGGGGCGGCGCCCAGCACTTCCGCGGGGGGCAGAGCCGCCTCCGCGCGGCGCTGCGCGGGGCGGGCTCGGGCGGCCATGTGGCTGCCTCGGCACGGGTACTCTCGTACGAGGTTCCGAATGGCCTTGGCGTGACAGCTGCTGGGTGAGCACCCCCGGCAATCCTCCGTCATGGCAGAGCACCGCCGTACACTGGTGGAGCTGTCGAGGGGAAAGAGAAACTGCGAGTGATCCATGAGGAGTGTGAGACTGGGAACGATGGCTCACGAATGGAAGACCTTGCTGACGGGTGTTTGGTCGGTGGTTTGTATGCAGAGCAGCTTTCACCTGGGCACGGCTTGGAGCTGCTACTGCCAGCAGGAGCGTACCTAATGCATTAGGCTACTAAAACCTGGGTTCTTCCTTCTCCCATGGTCAAAAGCAGACTTTTTTCGTACTTAAATACACCAATTCTTTCTTAATAGTCAACAAACCCCCCCAAACAAAAGCGTAGTTATTTCACAGAATATTCCCACAAGGATCACTCTTAGCTAAATGGTCCATACGAGGATTGAAACCATAACCTTGGTGTTGTTAGCACCATGCCGTAACCAGCTGGGTCAGCACTTTCTGCATAAGTCGAATGTCCTGATAGAGATGCTTCCATGTGTCTCTAAAGCTCTATTCATGTGACCATACTAGTAAAgaatatgagatttttttttttactatgctAATGTAGGAAGCTAAAAATTACTATGTACTTTTAAAGCAGGTAACAGATCCACTACCAAAACCTGCAATCTCAAATTGTCCTTCATGAATGTGCACATTAAtagtgaagaagaaaaaaaagcagcagtatgTTTGGAACTTTATTTGGAAGCACATTTGAAAACAAACAGGGTTTTgcgattttttttgttttggtaaaCAGATTTTTCCAGGCTTTAGTTTTCTCAATATTCGTCTCCTTCTTCAGCCTCTGCTTCTATTGAGTCTAGGCCAACTTCTTCATAATCCTTTTCAAGGGCAGCCAGGTCTTCCCGAGCTTCAGAAAATTCTccttcctccatcccctccccaaCATACCAATGCACAAAGGCACGTTTAGTATACATGAGATCAAATTTGTGGTCAAGCCGAGCCCATGCTTCTGCAATAGCAGTTGTGTTACTCAGCATACACACAGCCCGCTGCACCTTGGCAAGATCAGCACCTGGCACCACAGTTGGAGGCTGGTAGTTAATGCCCACCTTCAAGAAAACAAATGAGAACTTTCCTTAGAAATGCCAAGGCTTAAAGACTCATTTCTGTTAACAAAAATCACCATGATTACAAGTAAATAAAAAAGCTCAATTTTGTACTTTATCAAAATATTGTAGCACGACTGTCATCTCTGAAGACTACACAATTCTTAATCACTTAGATAACGAGTACTTAATAGGCTACATACCTTGAATCCAGTTGGGCACCAATCCACAAACTGAATGGTACGTTTAGTCTTGATAGTGGCAATGGCTGCATTGACATCTTTGGGCACAACATCGCCTCTGTATAACATGCAGCAGGCCATGTACTTGCCATGGCGAGGGTCACATTTGACCATCTggttggctggttcaaagcaagCATGGGTAATTTCAGCCACAGATAACTGCTCATGATATGCTTTTTCAGCGGAGATGATAGGGGCATATGTTACCAAGGGGAAATGGATTCGTGGGTATGGAACCAGGTTAGTTTGAAATTCTGTCAGATCTACATTGAGGGCTCCATCAAAACGTAGTGAAGCTGTGATGGATGAAACAATCTGCCCAATTAATCGGTTTAAATTGGTGTAAGTAGGACGGCCAATGTCCAGGTTACGACGACATATATCATAAATGGCTTCATTATCTACCATAAAGGCACAGTCTGAATGCTCTAATGTTGTGTGGGTAGTTAGAATTGAGTTGTAGGGTTCCACTACAGCAGTGGAAACTTGTGGTGCTGGATAAATTGCAAACTCCAGTTTAGATTTCTTGCCATAGTCAACAGATAGCCTTTCCATGAGCAGTGATGCAAACCCTGAACCAGTGCCTCCACCAAAACTATGAAAGATAAGGAAGCCTTGCAGCCCTGTGCAGAGGTCAGCCTATAACGaggtgggaaaaaatgggagaaaaaaagtTATTGATGGTTTTGGAGAAATCAGTATTAAAATAATCATTCAAAAGCATTTGTCCTAAGTTTGCTGGTTTTACATTGTTATTATTTAAAAAACAGTGTTCTTGAAAGGTTCTGGTTTAACTGATTGAGTTTTTATTTAAAGGGGGGGATGGGGCACACCAGGAAATAAaaggtttattttgttttgaccAATTAACTATGCACAAAATTGTTAACAAAAAACCAGCAAACCATCAATATAGCTTGCTATAGAGCTGTGTCAATTACTTTAAATACTAAATGAATCCTTACCAGTTTGCGAATGCGGTCTAGCACTAAATCAACAATCTCTTTTCCAATGGTATAATGGCCTCTGGCATAATTATTGGCTGCATCTTCTTTCCCAGTAATGAGCTGCTCAGGATGGAATAACTGCCTATACGTGCCTGTACGTACTTCAtctacaaaaaaaaaccaaaatatcacATCATAAATTTGATCTGTTCAGTTCTGTGTGTGCTGCCTAGTGACTACACACAAAGCACACGTGTCAAGAGTGTAGACAGCATTTCTGACTACACACCGCTTGTCTGACTAGTCTAAGAAATTGGCACAACTTTTGCCCCTTTGTCTCAGGGTAAACATCAGGCACACAAAAAGAAGTATTTGTACTCAAGGAACACAGAGATCACTCAGAAAACTACATTACAGGTACAGACACAATACTGGATAGCACTCAAGCAAAACTCTGTATACAGTGCAGCAGTCTGGAAAGATGATCCAGATAAATAAAAAGTTCTCCCAGATAAAAAAAAAGTTCTCTT from Melospiza melodia melodia isolate bMelMel2 chromosome 12, bMelMel2.pri, whole genome shotgun sequence includes:
- the LOC134423955 gene encoding tubulin alpha-3 chain-like isoform X3, whose protein sequence is MGRGDDSFNTFFSETGAGKHVPRAVFVDLEPTVVDEVRTGTYRQLFHPEQLITGKEDAANNYARGHYTIGKEIVDLVLDRIRKLADLCTGLQGFLIFHSFGGGTGSGFASLLMERLSVDYGKKSKLEFAIYPAPQVSTAVVEPYNSILTTHTTLEHSDCAFMVDNEAIYDICRRNLDIGRPTYTNLNRLIGQIVSSITASLRFDGALNVDLTEFQTNLVPYPRIHFPLVTYAPIISAEKAYHEQLSVAEITHACFEPANQMVKCDPRHGKYMACCMLYRGDVVPKDVNAAIATIKTKRTIQFVDWCPTGFKVGINYQPPTVVPGADLAKVQRAVCMLSNTTAIAEAWARLDHKFDLMYTKRAFVHWYVGEGMEEGEFSEAREDLAALEKDYEEVGLDSIEAEAEEGDEY
- the LOC134423955 gene encoding tubulin alpha-3 chain-like isoform X2, which encodes MRECISIHVGQAGVQIGNACWELYCLEHGIQPDGQVPSDNTMGRGDDSFNTFFSETGAGKHVPRAVFVDLEPTVVDEVRTGTYRQLFHPEQLITGKEDAANNYARGHYTIGKEIVDLVLDRIRKLADLCTGLQGFLIFHSFGGGTGSGFASLLMERLSVDYGKKSKLEFAIYPAPQVSTAVVEPYNSILTTHTTLEHSDCAFMVDNEAIYDICRRNLDIGRPTYTNLNRLIGQIVSSITASLRFDGALNVDLTEFQTNLVPYPRIHFPLVTYAPIISAEKAYHEQLSVAEITHACFEPANQMVKCDPRHGKYMACCMLYRGDVVPKDVNAAIATIKTKRTIQFVDWCPTGFKVGINYQPPTVVPGADLAKVQRAVCMLSNTTAIAEAWARLDHKFDLMYTKRAFVHWYVGEGMEEGEFSEAREDLAALEKDYEEVGLDSIEAEAEEGDEY
- the LOC134423955 gene encoding tubulin alpha-3 chain-like isoform X1, which encodes MSNYHSLFTLQRECISIHVGQAGVQIGNACWELYCLEHGIQPDGQVPSDNTMGRGDDSFNTFFSETGAGKHVPRAVFVDLEPTVVDEVRTGTYRQLFHPEQLITGKEDAANNYARGHYTIGKEIVDLVLDRIRKLADLCTGLQGFLIFHSFGGGTGSGFASLLMERLSVDYGKKSKLEFAIYPAPQVSTAVVEPYNSILTTHTTLEHSDCAFMVDNEAIYDICRRNLDIGRPTYTNLNRLIGQIVSSITASLRFDGALNVDLTEFQTNLVPYPRIHFPLVTYAPIISAEKAYHEQLSVAEITHACFEPANQMVKCDPRHGKYMACCMLYRGDVVPKDVNAAIATIKTKRTIQFVDWCPTGFKVGINYQPPTVVPGADLAKVQRAVCMLSNTTAIAEAWARLDHKFDLMYTKRAFVHWYVGEGMEEGEFSEAREDLAALEKDYEEVGLDSIEAEAEEGDEY